In Haloplanus rubicundus, one DNA window encodes the following:
- a CDS encoding HEAT repeat domain-containing protein, translating into MTCRDDDCGCGDDEEFQKHLEEEPDPQLDPAKSPGIGSDIEALEDIEVSREDVTIGEADPAELAAADTEPVADDGTASLLADLGSGDPVDRRRAALALKEETTTDAVVAGLAQAATRDDDADVRQFAVEALTAHGGGASADAGSGAAADADADADERAAAVAVTLLDDDDPWVRAEAVVALDNIDREAHESDIAAALEDDHHAVRRNAAVSLFKLRGEEMEERLLALSRDDSERVREWAAHMLGGVDSADARGRLRDLTDDPATVVRQTAERALEAEPDRFRRQFGALENDARLLPGEDRLNRMPDL; encoded by the coding sequence ATGACCTGCCGCGACGACGACTGTGGCTGCGGCGACGACGAGGAGTTCCAGAAACACCTCGAGGAGGAGCCCGACCCACAGCTCGATCCGGCGAAGAGCCCGGGCATCGGGAGCGACATCGAGGCACTGGAGGACATCGAGGTGAGCCGCGAGGACGTGACCATCGGCGAGGCTGACCCGGCGGAGCTGGCGGCGGCCGACACCGAACCCGTCGCGGACGACGGGACGGCGTCGCTGCTCGCGGACCTCGGTTCGGGCGACCCGGTCGACCGGCGGCGGGCCGCCCTCGCGCTGAAGGAGGAGACGACGACCGACGCCGTCGTCGCTGGCCTCGCGCAGGCCGCGACGCGTGACGACGACGCCGACGTGCGACAGTTCGCGGTGGAGGCGCTGACGGCGCACGGGGGTGGGGCGTCCGCTGACGCCGGATCGGGGGCAGCCGCCGACGCCGACGCCGACGCCGACGAACGCGCGGCCGCCGTCGCCGTGACGCTCCTCGACGACGACGACCCGTGGGTGCGTGCCGAGGCAGTCGTCGCGCTCGACAACATCGACCGCGAGGCCCACGAGAGCGACATCGCGGCCGCGCTGGAGGACGACCACCACGCTGTGCGCCGGAACGCCGCCGTCTCGCTGTTCAAGTTGCGCGGGGAGGAGATGGAGGAGCGCCTGCTCGCCCTCTCCCGGGACGACAGCGAGCGAGTCCGCGAGTGGGCGGCGCACATGCTCGGCGGGGTCGACTCGGCGGACGCCCGCGGTCGGTTGCGCGACCTGACCGACGACCCCGCGACGGTCGTGCGACAGACCGCCGAGCGCGCACTGGAGGCGGAGCCGGACCGGTTCCGCCGACAGTTTGGCGCGCTGGAGAACGACGCTCGCCTGCTGCCCGGCGAGGACCGACTCAACCGGATGCCCGATCTATGA
- a CDS encoding P-loop NTPase, which yields MTDTTESTTDAPPDDELADRVEAALRNVRDPAADLSVFEAGFVEDVSVSDGDVRIEADLHALDDDTGQGVIDAMLRAVDDVEGVAGVHVERASPAASAEGRASVDAFDHVVAVASAKGGVGKSTVATHLACALAAEREVALFDADIHGPNVPALVDASGPIHATDEGDPLPVRRRGMDVMSVGLMEDGAPLAWRGAMAHDALSDLFENTAWENDEVLVIDLPPGTGDVVLTTLQDVRVDGVVVVTTPFHAAVSDTGRTVELFRDNDVPVLGAVVNMAEYVCDCCGEPNDLFEAAGPELDAPVLAELPFSRELQGTPEPGDVPDPVADLGERTLDTLDGAGTVDAPDDAVDIRGLQPEKRKARVRERFEALDSGQEFVLISDRDPTPVGSFLSRLAETPRSAFDVEVRRATPDAWVLETTKP from the coding sequence ATGACCGACACGACGGAGTCCACGACCGACGCACCGCCCGACGACGAACTCGCCGACCGCGTGGAGGCGGCGCTCAGGAACGTCCGCGACCCGGCGGCGGACCTCTCCGTCTTCGAGGCGGGGTTCGTCGAGGACGTGTCGGTGAGCGACGGCGACGTGCGGATCGAGGCCGACCTGCACGCCCTCGACGACGACACCGGACAGGGGGTGATCGACGCGATGCTCCGCGCCGTCGACGACGTCGAGGGCGTCGCGGGCGTCCACGTCGAACGCGCGTCACCCGCGGCGTCGGCCGAGGGACGCGCGAGCGTCGACGCGTTCGATCACGTCGTCGCCGTCGCCAGCGCCAAGGGCGGCGTCGGCAAGTCGACGGTGGCGACCCACCTCGCCTGCGCGCTCGCCGCCGAGCGCGAGGTGGCGCTGTTCGACGCCGACATCCACGGCCCGAACGTGCCGGCGCTCGTCGACGCGAGCGGACCGATCCACGCCACCGACGAGGGCGACCCCCTGCCCGTCCGCCGGCGGGGCATGGACGTGATGAGCGTCGGCCTGATGGAAGACGGCGCCCCCCTCGCGTGGCGGGGGGCGATGGCCCACGACGCGCTCTCCGATCTCTTCGAGAACACGGCGTGGGAGAACGACGAGGTACTGGTGATCGACCTGCCGCCCGGCACCGGCGACGTGGTGCTCACCACGCTCCAGGACGTGCGCGTCGACGGCGTCGTCGTCGTCACGACACCGTTTCACGCCGCCGTCAGCGACACCGGGCGGACCGTCGAACTGTTCCGCGACAACGACGTACCCGTCCTCGGCGCCGTCGTCAACATGGCCGAGTACGTCTGTGACTGCTGTGGCGAGCCGAACGACCTGTTCGAGGCGGCGGGGCCGGAGCTCGACGCGCCGGTGCTCGCGGAACTCCCCTTCAGCCGGGAGCTACAGGGGACGCCGGAACCGGGTGACGTGCCCGACCCGGTCGCGGATCTGGGCGAGCGCACCCTCGACACCCTCGACGGTGCGGGGACGGTCGACGCCCCCGACGACGCCGTCGATATCCGGGGCCTCCAGCCCGAAAAGCGCAAGGCGCGCGTCCGAGAGCGGTTCGAGGCGCTCGATTCGGGGCAGGAGTTCGTCCTGATCAGCGACCGCGACCCGACGCCGGTGGGGAGCTTCCTGAGTCGTCTCGCGGAGACGCCGCGCTCGGCGTTCGACGTCGAGGTGCGTCGCGCGACGCCCGACGCCTGGGTGCTGGAGACGACGAAGCCGTAG
- a CDS encoding NADPH:quinone reductase → MRAVRYHDYGGSEVLQVDDVDRPEPADDEVLIEVAAAGINPVDTYFVAGSYEPFTLPMIPGVDAAGDAVEVGAAVEGVSEGDAVVATGLSKDHYGACAEYVAVPSDRLAVLPAGVDVVEAGGAGVAAVTAWRALIDHAGLEPAETALIHGGSGGVGHAAVQIASVAGARVVTTAAPAYHDRLHELGADVVLDYGRDDLRDAVAGAGAPDVILDHRLDDYLQFDADVAAHDGRIVGIGENDPEIGFTNDGVARGKDLTYQFMSMFNTPRLADPLERVAYLLGEGDLEIEVAPTYGLDEVATAHEDVMADSFLGKLVVTP, encoded by the coding sequence ATGCGCGCAGTCCGCTATCACGACTACGGTGGTTCCGAGGTACTGCAAGTCGACGATGTCGACCGGCCCGAACCGGCCGACGACGAGGTGCTGATCGAGGTAGCGGCGGCGGGGATCAACCCCGTCGACACCTACTTCGTCGCGGGGTCGTACGAGCCGTTCACGCTCCCGATGATCCCCGGCGTCGATGCCGCGGGCGACGCGGTCGAGGTCGGGGCCGCCGTCGAGGGCGTGAGCGAGGGCGACGCCGTCGTCGCCACCGGCTTGAGCAAGGACCACTACGGCGCCTGCGCGGAGTACGTCGCGGTGCCGAGCGACCGACTCGCGGTCCTGCCGGCGGGCGTCGACGTCGTCGAGGCCGGCGGCGCGGGCGTCGCCGCGGTGACGGCGTGGCGCGCGCTGATCGACCACGCGGGCCTCGAACCCGCCGAAACCGCGCTGATCCACGGCGGAAGCGGGGGCGTCGGCCACGCGGCCGTCCAGATAGCGAGCGTCGCCGGGGCCCGGGTCGTCACCACCGCCGCGCCGGCGTACCACGACCGACTCCACGAACTCGGCGCCGACGTCGTCCTGGATTACGGCCGCGACGACCTGCGGGACGCGGTGGCCGGCGCCGGCGCCCCCGACGTGATCCTCGATCACCGCCTCGACGACTACCTGCAGTTCGACGCCGACGTGGCCGCGCACGACGGTCGGATCGTGGGCATCGGCGAGAACGATCCCGAAATCGGGTTCACGAACGACGGCGTCGCCCGCGGGAAGGACCTCACATACCAGTTCATGAGCATGTTCAACACGCCACGGCTGGCCGACCCGCTCGAACGCGTCGCGTACCTGCTCGGCGAGGGTGACCTCGAAATCGAGGTGGCTCCCACCTACGGCTTGGACGAGGTGGCCACCGCCCACGAGGACGTGATGGCCGACAGCTTCCTCGGAAAGCTGGTCGTGACGCCCTAG
- a CDS encoding SDR family oxidoreductase, which produces MDASFDFSGNVALVTGACGALGSAVAAAFADAGATVCGTDIVSPDDEDAQVDAETIEFYRGDFTDEADVERVVDAVVDDHGRLDALVNVAGTWRGGDPIHETDADLFDFLFDVNLKTMFLASKHALPHLQETEGAVVSVSARSSLEGGEGDGIYRASKAGVRLLTETIATENLGTVRANAVMPSVIDTPMNREMMTPDESWVDPADIADVVLFLCSDAATVTSGAAVPVYGEA; this is translated from the coding sequence ATGGACGCTTCGTTCGACTTCTCGGGCAACGTCGCGCTCGTGACGGGGGCCTGTGGCGCCCTCGGGAGCGCCGTCGCGGCGGCCTTCGCCGACGCGGGGGCGACGGTCTGTGGCACCGACATCGTCTCGCCCGACGACGAGGACGCACAGGTCGACGCGGAGACCATCGAGTTCTATCGGGGTGATTTCACCGACGAGGCGGACGTAGAACGGGTCGTCGACGCGGTCGTCGACGACCACGGTCGGCTGGACGCGCTGGTGAACGTCGCGGGGACCTGGCGTGGCGGCGATCCCATCCACGAGACGGACGCCGACCTGTTCGACTTCCTCTTCGACGTGAACCTGAAGACCATGTTCCTCGCCTCGAAACACGCCCTGCCCCACCTCCAGGAGACGGAGGGAGCCGTCGTCTCGGTGTCAGCCCGGTCGTCGCTGGAGGGTGGCGAGGGCGACGGCATCTACCGCGCGAGCAAGGCGGGCGTGCGCCTCCTGACCGAGACCATCGCCACGGAGAACCTGGGGACGGTCCGGGCCAACGCCGTCATGCCGAGCGTCATCGACACCCCGATGAACCGGGAGATGATGACGCCCGACGAGTCGTGGGTCGATCCGGCCGACATCGCCGACGTGGTGCTGTTCCTCTGTTCGGACGCCGCCACCGTGACCAGCGGGGCCGCCGTCCCCGTCTACGGCGAGGCCTAG
- a CDS encoding MEDS domain-containing protein, with translation MTESYSLSEAWESDARTVDTLRSELAREDLARHLALFYQSPQNQLEVAATFVKHGLRTGNRCLYFVDTNARSTVERAFRTADIDVERRVENGDLLIENGQDAYRQANFDPDELITLLADACHESVADEYDGLWVAGELSWCFHTDLTYDHVVGFEADFDAACPDLPVTALCQYDLNQFNDESVAKALWTHEQIIYRYRLCENPYYIPPNEYRSDGGGLLNARLMLEQMYDLAHARSQVTQREQRLSVVNRILRHDIRNDLNVVRGILSLVADRADLDDVLAVRLDTAIDHVNDIFEVADKARYVERTISRSTVERTSLAPFVARAVERVETTFPEADIAVSGVNDVEVVADTNLDVALTELIEYAIRNQDADPRVSLTVSDRPPERVVIDVGYDGQPVSRGDRRVLDDGVETPLQHCRGLELWLAKWVVENAHGRLDFPQGEESSIRVELYRCLA, from the coding sequence GTGACCGAATCGTACTCGCTGAGCGAAGCGTGGGAGTCGGACGCGAGAACGGTCGATACCCTCCGGAGTGAACTCGCACGCGAGGACCTGGCGCGGCATCTCGCGCTCTTCTATCAGTCGCCACAGAATCAGCTCGAAGTGGCGGCGACGTTCGTCAAACACGGACTTCGGACGGGAAATCGCTGCCTCTACTTCGTCGACACCAACGCGCGGTCGACGGTCGAACGCGCGTTTCGGACGGCCGACATCGACGTGGAGCGCCGGGTGGAGAACGGTGACCTGCTGATCGAAAACGGCCAGGACGCGTACCGTCAGGCGAACTTCGACCCCGACGAACTGATCACGTTGCTCGCGGACGCGTGCCACGAGAGCGTCGCCGACGAGTACGACGGCCTCTGGGTGGCGGGCGAACTCTCGTGGTGTTTCCACACCGACCTCACCTACGACCACGTCGTCGGCTTCGAGGCCGACTTCGACGCAGCGTGTCCGGACCTCCCCGTCACGGCGCTGTGCCAGTACGACCTGAACCAGTTCAACGACGAGTCGGTCGCCAAGGCGCTGTGGACCCACGAACAGATCATCTACCGCTACCGGCTCTGTGAGAACCCCTACTACATCCCTCCGAACGAGTACCGTTCGGATGGGGGCGGGCTGTTGAACGCCCGGCTGATGCTGGAGCAGATGTACGACCTTGCCCACGCCCGCAGTCAAGTGACACAGCGCGAACAGCGGCTGTCGGTCGTCAACCGCATCCTTCGACACGACATCCGCAACGACCTGAACGTCGTCCGGGGGATACTGTCCCTCGTCGCCGACCGAGCGGACCTCGACGACGTGCTTGCGGTGCGGCTCGACACCGCCATCGACCACGTCAACGACATCTTCGAGGTGGCCGACAAGGCCCGGTACGTGGAGCGGACGATCAGCCGCTCGACGGTCGAACGAACGTCGCTCGCGCCGTTCGTCGCCCGCGCGGTGGAGCGGGTCGAAACGACGTTCCCGGAGGCGGATATCGCCGTCTCGGGCGTGAACGACGTCGAAGTGGTGGCGGATACGAATCTCGACGTAGCGCTTACCGAACTCATCGAGTACGCGATTCGAAACCAGGACGCCGATCCGCGGGTCTCGCTCACCGTCTCGGATCGACCGCCCGAGCGAGTCGTGATCGACGTGGGCTACGACGGCCAACCCGTCTCGCGGGGGGATCGTCGGGTGCTCGACGACGGCGTCGAGACGCCGCTGCAACACTGCCGTGGGCTGGAACTGTGGCTGGCCAAGTGGGTCGTCGAGAACGCGCACGGTCGACTCGACTTCCCGCAGGGGGAGGAGTCGTCGATACGGGTCGAGCTGTACCGGTGTCTCGCCTGA
- a CDS encoding sodium-dependent transporter: MVQQQRETWATRLGFILAAVGSAVGLGNVWQFPFQTGANGGAAFIVVYLLAVFLIGFPAMLSEFVVGRRAERNPIDAFARLGHRNWKVVGVLGTVSAFWILSFYSVVGGWVIRYVLGSATGAYFSGSEAYFGAIAAGPEAVGFHAVFMALTVGVVAFGVTDGIERSTKLMVPSIVLLLGGLAVWAGTLPGGAAGYAYYLSPDIDALVSNLGSILPAAVGQAFFTLSLGMGAMITYASYLGRDDSLPTDGGTIVILNTFVGLLAGLVVFPILFSLGIDPGSGGLGAAFITLAGAFAQLPAGRLLGVAFFVVLLLAALSSAISLLEVVTSYLVDNTDRSRRSIAVALGLGIFLLGVPSAFGVPILAWYNAVAYNLLLPLSVLALLLFVGWVDAGDAVAELRRGTGLSESGAVAWLWFVRTVVPLGVLVTLLLGLQSLAVRAGLLAEAIV, from the coding sequence ATGGTCCAACAACAGCGAGAGACGTGGGCGACGCGTCTCGGGTTCATCCTCGCGGCCGTCGGGAGTGCCGTCGGACTCGGTAACGTCTGGCAGTTCCCGTTCCAGACGGGCGCGAACGGCGGCGCGGCGTTCATCGTCGTCTACCTCCTCGCCGTCTTCCTGATCGGCTTCCCCGCAATGCTCTCGGAATTCGTGGTCGGCCGGCGGGCCGAGCGCAATCCGATAGACGCCTTCGCCCGCCTCGGGCACCGCAACTGGAAGGTGGTGGGCGTCCTCGGAACCGTCTCGGCGTTCTGGATCCTCTCGTTCTACAGCGTCGTCGGCGGCTGGGTCATTCGGTACGTCCTCGGGAGCGCCACCGGCGCCTACTTCTCCGGATCGGAGGCGTACTTCGGCGCCATCGCCGCCGGCCCCGAGGCGGTCGGCTTCCACGCCGTCTTCATGGCGTTGACCGTCGGCGTCGTCGCCTTCGGCGTCACGGACGGCATCGAACGCTCGACCAAGCTGATGGTGCCGAGCATCGTCCTCTTGCTGGGCGGCCTCGCCGTCTGGGCCGGGACGCTTCCGGGTGGTGCGGCCGGCTACGCGTACTACCTCTCGCCCGATATCGACGCACTCGTCTCGAATCTCGGCTCCATCCTTCCCGCCGCCGTCGGGCAGGCCTTCTTCACCCTCTCGCTCGGGATGGGCGCGATGATCACCTACGCCTCCTATCTCGGCCGCGACGACTCCCTGCCGACCGACGGTGGGACCATCGTGATCCTCAACACGTTCGTCGGCCTGCTGGCGGGGCTGGTGGTCTTTCCCATCCTCTTCTCGCTCGGCATCGATCCCGGGAGCGGTGGCCTCGGCGCTGCGTTCATCACGCTCGCCGGCGCGTTCGCACAGCTCCCCGCGGGGCGACTCCTCGGCGTCGCCTTCTTCGTCGTCCTCCTCTTGGCGGCGCTGTCCTCCGCGATTAGCCTCCTCGAAGTCGTCACCTCCTACCTCGTCGACAACACCGACCGCTCGCGGCGCTCCATCGCCGTCGCCCTCGGTCTCGGCATCTTCCTCCTCGGCGTGCCGAGCGCGTTCGGCGTACCGATTCTCGCTTGGTACAACGCCGTCGCGTACAACCTGCTGCTCCCGCTCTCGGTGCTTGCCCTCCTCCTGTTCGTCGGGTGGGTCGACGCCGGCGACGCCGTCGCGGAACTCCGGCGCGGCACCGGCCTGAGCGAGTCGGGCGCCGTCGCGTGGCTCTGGTTCGTCCGCACCGTCGTGCCGCTGGGCGTCCTCGTGACCCTCTTGCTCGGCCTGCAGAGCCTCGCCGTCCGCGCGGGACTGCTCGCCGAGGCCATCGTGTAG
- a CDS encoding sodium-dependent transporter has protein sequence MTRETWATRTGFILAAAGSAVGLGNIWRFPWMTAENGGSAFLLVYLVIVLGVGVPGLLGEFVIGRRARRNPVGALRDLSGSRVWAAVGGISAITGVALLSFYSVVGGWILRYLLVSLAGPFTGGAAYLADPGAYFGSVSFGVGAAGYHLLFLALTGLIVLGGVRRGIELGTKVMMPAVLALLVGMAVWVSTQSGAGAGYDFFLTFDLETIRANFFSILGPAAGQALFTLSVGAGTMITYASYIDEDRSLPFDGSVIALLNTGVGVLAGLVVFPLLFSQGIDPGSGGPGTLFVGIAGAFGALPGGGVLAILFFGVVAFAALSSSISMLEIPVAVLVDEVGWSRRRAVGTLLALIATTGTITAFQPALFGFVSGTLVDFLLTGGLLAFLLFAGWVLGRDAVAEYVTGAGPIATRLATPWLFAVGVVIPVFLTFTLLTTAGVDARLGFWPTVVAAVVAVAVVLAGLRRRAAV, from the coding sequence ATGACACGAGAGACGTGGGCGACACGGACGGGTTTCATCCTCGCCGCCGCCGGGAGCGCCGTCGGCCTCGGGAACATCTGGCGGTTCCCCTGGATGACCGCGGAGAACGGCGGCAGCGCCTTCCTGCTCGTCTATCTGGTCATCGTCCTGGGGGTGGGCGTCCCCGGGCTCCTCGGCGAGTTCGTGATCGGTCGGCGGGCGCGGCGGAACCCGGTCGGCGCGCTCCGTGACCTCTCCGGGTCGCGGGTCTGGGCCGCCGTCGGCGGCATCTCCGCGATCACGGGCGTCGCGCTCCTCTCCTTTTACAGCGTCGTCGGCGGCTGGATCCTCCGATACCTGCTGGTCTCGCTGGCCGGTCCCTTCACCGGCGGCGCGGCCTACCTCGCCGACCCGGGCGCGTACTTCGGGAGCGTCTCCTTCGGCGTCGGCGCCGCGGGCTATCACCTCCTCTTTCTCGCGCTCACCGGCCTGATCGTCCTCGGGGGCGTCCGCCGCGGCATCGAACTGGGGACGAAAGTGATGATGCCCGCCGTCCTCGCCTTGCTCGTCGGGATGGCCGTCTGGGTCTCCACGCAGTCGGGCGCGGGCGCCGGCTACGACTTCTTTCTCACCTTCGACCTCGAAACGATCCGCGCGAACTTCTTCTCGATCCTCGGCCCGGCGGCCGGGCAGGCGCTCTTTACGCTCTCGGTCGGCGCCGGCACCATGATCACCTACGCCTCCTACATCGACGAGGATCGGTCGCTCCCGTTCGACGGGTCGGTCATCGCCCTGCTCAACACGGGCGTGGGCGTCCTCGCCGGGCTGGTGGTCTTCCCGCTCCTGTTCTCGCAGGGGATCGACCCCGGGAGCGGCGGCCCGGGTACCCTCTTCGTCGGCATCGCGGGCGCGTTCGGCGCCCTGCCCGGTGGAGGCGTGCTGGCCATCCTGTTTTTCGGCGTCGTCGCCTTCGCGGCGCTGTCGAGTTCGATCAGCATGCTCGAGATTCCGGTCGCCGTCCTCGTCGACGAAGTCGGCTGGTCGCGCCGGCGAGCCGTCGGCACGCTCCTCGCGCTCATCGCGACGACGGGGACGATCACCGCGTTCCAGCCCGCGCTGTTCGGGTTCGTCTCCGGAACGCTGGTCGACTTCCTGCTCACCGGCGGCCTCCTCGCGTTCCTCCTCTTTGCGGGGTGGGTGCTCGGCCGCGACGCGGTGGCGGAGTACGTCACCGGCGCCGGTCCGATCGCGACCCGGCTGGCGACGCCGTGGCTGTTCGCCGTCGGCGTCGTCATCCCCGTCTTCCTCACCTTCACGCTGCTGACGACGGCGGGCGTCGACGCCCGACTGGGCTTCTGGCCCACCGTCGTCGCCGCCGTCGTCGCCGTCGCCGTCGTCCTCGCCGGACTGCGGCGGCGGGCGGCGGTTTGA
- a CDS encoding amidohydrolase family protein: MSDHDVLLHGDLWDAARGRRPDSWLAVDGGEITGVYDDKPGDGERELSADLLTPGLIDLHVHLVWDGSGDPVATLRRQSEQEQTIHAVEMARRQVEGGVTTIRDLGSTHDIAIAVADAARRGRIVGPRIHASGKTVIITGGHDPFWGIPSDGVDAVRSTVRAQRSKGADLIKISATGGVYGQAVGEDPGVSELSPAEVEAAVDEAHRFGLPVAVHAVGTDGIDAAVEAGADTIEHGNLMADETLEKLDGSDIVYEPTLFIYETVAKGGPTVPAYAHENAQRVAERHHEVFEAALERDITITAGSDAGSPNVPHPAVHLELGRLVAGGMTEAAALTAATRTAAECLDRPGLGVLASGTPADVVGFDADPFDDIGATGSPSVVVADGAVVRD, encoded by the coding sequence GTGAGCGATCACGACGTTCTCCTACACGGCGACCTGTGGGACGCTGCCCGGGGTCGCCGCCCGGATTCTTGGCTCGCAGTCGACGGCGGCGAGATCACGGGCGTCTACGACGACAAACCCGGCGACGGGGAGCGGGAACTGTCGGCCGATCTGCTCACGCCGGGACTGATCGACCTCCACGTCCATCTGGTGTGGGACGGGAGCGGCGATCCGGTGGCGACGCTTCGCCGACAGTCGGAGCAAGAACAGACGATCCACGCGGTGGAGATGGCCCGCAGACAGGTCGAGGGTGGCGTGACGACGATCCGCGATCTCGGCAGCACCCACGACATCGCCATCGCCGTCGCCGACGCGGCCCGGCGGGGACGGATCGTCGGCCCCCGGATCCACGCCAGCGGGAAGACGGTGATCATCACCGGGGGCCACGACCCGTTCTGGGGCATCCCGAGCGACGGGGTCGACGCGGTTCGGTCGACCGTCCGGGCCCAGCGGAGCAAGGGCGCCGATCTCATCAAGATCAGCGCCACCGGCGGCGTCTACGGGCAGGCCGTCGGCGAGGACCCGGGCGTCTCGGAGCTATCGCCCGCCGAAGTCGAGGCGGCCGTCGACGAGGCCCACCGCTTCGGGCTGCCGGTCGCGGTCCACGCCGTCGGCACGGACGGCATCGACGCCGCCGTCGAGGCGGGCGCCGACACCATCGAACACGGGAACCTGATGGCCGACGAGACGCTGGAGAAGCTGGACGGGTCGGACATCGTCTACGAGCCGACGCTGTTCATCTACGAGACGGTCGCGAAGGGGGGACCGACCGTGCCGGCGTACGCCCACGAGAACGCACAGCGGGTGGCCGAGCGCCACCACGAGGTGTTCGAGGCCGCGCTGGAACGCGACATCACCATCACGGCCGGCAGCGACGCCGGGTCGCCGAATGTCCCACATCCGGCGGTCCACCTCGAACTCGGCCGCCTCGTGGCCGGAGGGATGACCGAGGCGGCGGCGCTGACCGCGGCGACGCGGACGGCCGCCGAGTGTCTCGACCGGCCCGGGCTCGGCGTGCTCGCCTCCGGCACGCCCGCCGACGTGGTCGGGTTCGACGCCGACCCGTTCGACGACATCGGCGCGACCGGATCGCCGTCGGTGGTCGTCGCCGACGGCGCGGTCGTCCGGGACTGA